GAGCAACGAATAAATGaaatacgataaaaaaaaaaatgcacaaccaTCGGATATGATACGGAAGGGAATCATATATTCGATCGAAAAAATTCGTATCAGCTCTCAAAAAGCTGTGGTAGCAAAGGATATAACCCCGCTTTGACAGCAATATTAGAGGAATTCCATGTACAATTTACGATGGACCCTGAACTCCATAGAAACACATCATCATCGAGGTTCATGGATTTTTTGGATGGTGTTCATTTGTTGAGAGAATAGGGGAAGCTGAGTTCCCACTCATTAAAGTCCTCCGCCGTGAAATAACAACGCGAAAGGCAGAAAATCACTCTTTTATCCAGTATGTTTGGTCagtgatgtttattttgttgcCTTTATCCTGCTCTCGGCGGCATCGGAAACACAAATCGCCCCGGCCACTTTCAGCAAAGCTTTCGTTTACCGtgattcacagaaaattttcagtaaaaaaccAAACGGAATTCTTGCGTGCCTTCATAtgcaaaaaaatcagacaagatTTACATGtttacctaaaaaatgaaaatactacATAATGCGGTATTACGGTCAGAGTTACATGATGCAACTCTGATCTgtgcaagagaaaaaaaagcatacttttcgaaggaaaaaggagaaagaaggaaaaggagaaaaactttTGCCCCGAATCGGAACGACAACTCACTCGTAGagcgaagcattgcgagtttacgcctcggGCTATCGCGCCTTttattttgcagacgcaacgcggatatccatcaagcacgaatagttgtatctctgcgccgtcgtcaacgcgcttTATTTCTCTAGCTCTGTTTTCATGCCGTGTTTGCTTATTCTCAGTAACTAAAACATccgctttttcattttctatagAATTCTGTTCATTTATCTTTCCCAAATCTGATCAGTGGAAAAATTATACGAGCATCGTCATCCTTCGGTAGTTGGTGGACTCTCGAATATAAGGTCGGAATGCTTTTACATTGCAGTCTTGACTGTGAGAGCTTTCTTAGAGCTTGAAAgtgaattttagagaaaaccagtggctttatcgtgtttcttgctaaattttacggaaggtaagataatgaaatttcaaataaaatccaAAATCCCCGCAGTAAACAAGGACTCCATTTCAGCCTTTCCAGTGGGTAACGCTGTTAGTTTTCGGCATAGAAAGGGATAAAAATACCCCTGTGGCTACAACATGTGCCGCTGAAGTTCGGCTAATAGTGCGGTTCCATAAAGAGGAGATATTATGCTGAGTCTCAGAGGGCCCGTTCGCACCAGGGACTTTGACGCCTCAAGATATTATCATATACCCTCCACCGCCGCCGCCTTGTCAAAACTTTCGGGTCTCAGGAAGCCCGAAGCCGCATTAAAATAATACGGCGTTCCCGGGAACATCTGGTCCGGTTCCGGCCCGTCTCCGTCTAAGTGGTGAATCGTGATCAAGAGGCTCCAAagaatatgtaaaaaaattagtgttacacgcactggaaaaaaaacacatcggatccagagtcaagactcttgaaaacattaacaagaaaaatactcttgattcaatcagatttttgcttaaatcaaaagaaaacccgctcaaattaagaggcttggttcttgatttaagcaaaaatccgattgaatcaagattatttctttcttgtcgatgtttttaagagtctggactctagatccaatgtgtctttttttccattgcGGCTGTGCTCAAGAAGAGAACTGCacgcgagaaaaaaaaacaaaaaacattctcttcgaaaaaaaaaggagaaaaactttTTACCCGAATCTGAACGAAACCTCATTCATGGTTCAGAGCGAAGTATTGCGATATTacgcctcgcaccatcgcgccttcaattttgcagatgcaacacggacatccatcaagcacgaatagttgtatctctgcgccgtcatcagctcGCTCCCTTTCCCTGATTGCTTTATTTTTATGCCGTGTTTGAGTTATTTGGAGTGGTACTTCAAGGGCTCGTGAgaaacacagccaaagatagaAGAGACATAATCGGGCCTTGGTGTTTAGTAATTCTGCGGAATCCGAGCGACATCTCGTTTTCAGCAAATAACGGAGCATCGCGAGCTCGCGCCTCGCGCCAAAGCGCCTacaattttgcaaatgcaacacggacatccatcgagctcgaaaagttgtatctctgcgccgcgccacgccgTATTTAACCCGCGTTCTTTCCCTAATAACGGCTGGTTTCCTTAACATTGCGAGCACagcaaaattatgtttttatatACGTGTTTCGCTGTAAGAAGTGTCAATATTTCGGCGGCCATCCCTGGTCAgcgttttgaatattttcccgctcTCTTTCGCAACGTCTGATTGGTTGAATATCCTCGGCTTCCTCTTGATGTTATCAACGCGCGTTGAGGTGTctcttttctttgaatttttgaaaaaaggaacgttaagtagattgcattttgcaaaaagaaccaAAATGATTGCAATGatactaagattgtgcgacttcgtCCTTCGCAATAAAGttgatgaaatcgtgaaaaaatatgaaatttacatagtaatttttgtcttaaatttacagttttcagcgaataaaatagaaactgataatggataatcaggtttttcttccaagtcaaaagaagttgcacaatcttagcaacattgcaatgctcctggtttctttatgaaaaatgcaatccgagTGTACATTACCTTCACTTAACCGAatattaaatggacgtatttctgttaaatagaattaagcgccaatttgagttccttttgaggattttagaatcccggatagcgcgttctgtcaaacggaactaagcgccatggaaaagcattgcgaatCTAAGACGGAACGAGCagcgcgttccgcaacacccgccaatcgaAGCCCCCCTCTTCCTTCCACCCCCTatggcgcttggttccgtttgatagaaatacgtccaaatgtgttTTCATAATCTATGGTGTGTCTACAAAATCAATGATACTAGGACCCTCGCGGCCtttaaattatgtattttcAGCCTTggttacacggagaaaaaaacctcgtgcgtgggacccgaagtttaggtcatatggatctctgaagttttcggattgagcatctgaacacttcaggtccatCTGGATTTtggaggttcggatcacacatctgaaactccagtttttacatctgaagtacttcggttttcacatccgaaaaacttcggttctcacatctgaagcacttcagatgtaagaactgaagtttcagatgtgtgatccgaacctcgacagctagacctaaagtgttcagatgctcaatccgaaaacttcagagatccatatatgacccaaacttcgggtcccacgcacgaagtttttttctccgtgtacccaTATTTTGTGTTTCTTTTCATCCTTACttctaaaatatgtatttaatttATAAATTGAACGGGACCTGTTGGCAGGATGTGAGGTTGTGATTGGGCGCCCGGTCGGGGCGGGATGGACGCGCTTGAGCCGAGGACGAACGGGACCGAAGTCGGGGTCGGCGTCGTCGGAGGGGaggtgggggcgggggtgggcTCGGTGTACCCCCGCCGGGACTCCCTCTACATCGTCGTGCCCATCACCATCATCTACGGGGTGATCCTCATCACGGGCACCGTCGGCAATGTCATCACCTGCTGCGTCATCGCCCGCAACAAGAGCATGCACAACGCCACCAACTTCTACCTCTTCTCCCTCGCCATCTCCGATCTCCTCCTCCTGGTCTCCGGCCTCCCGCAGGAGATCTACATGGTCTGGTCGAAGTAAGTCCGAAGATCATCATCCTTTAAACAGTCTTTTAACAGGTTTAACGCacgctacactgaaaaaaaaacgccgaccgtggaagccgtactttcGGGCTGCATAAACGTaatgtccgcgttccgggctcagaggctgaaaatttcgggcgtagcacccggagcaatcgaaactaTGACTTCAGCACCTGGAATTttggcttctgagcccggaacggacggtatgtctatatagcccatgACTTTTTCTTTCCCGTGTAGAAATATAACCAACCGAGTTTTGCATGGGTTAAATTGAGGCGAAGGGTGCAGAAAAATCATTTCttggtgtctcaaaatttttactAATGATTTATATGTATTACAGTACATTTTCTGCGAAATTTCACtatcagcattgtaaaatcatgggGGAAATTCCGTAAGAGTTTCAAAGAATGTATACAATTTACTTTAATTATGACGGATGAAATGTCagcggagattctgagacaccgcaaccaagaaatgcccacTCTGCACCCAGCGCATGCAAAAGACGGAAGGAAATTTGATTTATATCGGTCTGCAGATCCATCTGCAAGACAGAAAAGGTAGCCAAAACGTCTTCAATTGTAAGAGCGACTACATGCATCACGCACGACGGCTGTAAGCGGAAATAGTGAATGAATGCGCCGTATTTTTCGTCCATTAGAGTTATCCGCAGATTAGATTAAAATTACTGaattgaatttcaattttggaaaaaatggaaccaactgCCAGATTTTAGCTCCCTCTCTAATTTCACTCGCCTTCTTTCATTGAGTAAAGAGGAACTATATCTCATAAACCTGTCCGCGTTCAAGTAAATTTCCTTTcccatgaaaaataataaagaaagaataaaaataaaactgagtACAACAAAACACATCGAAATGTCGAATTTCGTTGGGAATAAGGTTCCAAATAAAAAAAGTTCCCATAAATGTAATAATCAacgtataaaaaaatcaatgtaaaattcTACCAACTACTGTCAATTTTACCTTATTATATCGGTGAAAAGTGTTGCGCTCTTTGCTCAAACCTAATTAATGTCATAAGGATAAGACGTAAAAAATATCTAAGGGCTAGCTATAACACCAAAACGGCATTCATTAAACTTCTTGCAACTCCCTTCGTGATAATACCTCAAGTCATATCCATTAAATTCCTAGAAAAATCAATCCGCGAACCGAATCGTGAATGACATCGCGAACTCTTCTCGTGCACAAAACGGGCACCGCGACGAGGAAAAATTAATCACTTCGGGAGAATCCTCGGCGAAGTTATGACGCCAAAACAAGATTCAGTGGTTATTGTTGATAAGAAATGCGTCGGAAATATCAAATCCAGACGCTGAGACGATTAATAACTCGAAGCATGGCGAAAGCAAACCTCACGGGTATAGAGATGTACCACCGTAACGGCGCCCAAACAATTTGCCCaccttcccccttccccctcctttTCTTTCATGGCAAGCGAACTCCCACAAACCCTTCGAGCGGGTCTCGGAAGCATTGAACACTTTATTTTCCGTTGCGTGGAACGCGAGACTTAACTTCAAATTGCACACCGCGCACTGTGTTGTTTAGCCTTGAAGCCTGGCTACAACTAAAAAAATGCTAGAACTGCGGgtttattgttgaaattgaaagacaaagctacagacaaaaaaggcaaaaaggatacggagggatcctatcggtgacagcggatggttgcaatagacaaaggaggtatagactaacgaacggcaactcacgagacaCCCTTCGTCCATAATTTACCCCCTTAgcctataggaaccaaccaaaTTAACCATCGGATCGCGCCATACTCATTATGTcatctctgtctatagctttgcctctcaattttaacaatcagatTTCGAAAAATACTAGGTCTAGTAGTTTCACTATCGATTTATCCGTTCGGCTCTACGCGCTTCGCCCCGGATATCACGGTAGGGACAAGGAAAtgtaaagcgccttcaatttttcgtacatgcaacacggacatcctaagagttcgaatagttgcacccAGACGTTAACACTCACATTGTCTCACGAATCGTCGCTACTCCGAGAAAGGCTCTCTTTTTATACAGAATGGGCGAAAACTATAGGTACTTATCAACATCTCGCGGAAGGATACAGATATTGACTTGCGCTTTTGGTTCTAGTTGAGAAGCGGCATATAATTGGCCTAAAACGTTCTTTCTCATGcttcttttattttacttatagcagtttttaaccatttttagtatatttttcgcatgtatttttttttttaacgactcTACGAGAAAATGTGGGTTTTGTTGCAGATATCCGTACATTTTCGGGGAAGCTTTCTGCAAGCTGCGCGGACTTGCGGCAGAGACGTCGACAAACGCGTCGGTGCTGACGATCACGGCTTTCACGGTGGAGCGATACGTGGCCATCTGCCACCCATTCTTCGCTCGCACCCTCTCAAAACTCTCAAGAGCAGTCAAGCTCATCCTATGCATTTGGGCCGTTTCCCTCGTCTTCGCCATACCTCAAGTAAGCCTTCCACTGCCAAGTAACCGGCAAAAAACCGgccttaataaaaaaaaaaaaaagatagcatcctaaattgaatcggtttctgttagacgggcGTAAACCCAAAAAATCATGAGCCTTGTCTTTCGCTGATCACGCAGGACGCTAAAGGCCTAGATAAGATACACACGGCTATTAATCGCCGCGAGAGAgggacgaaagccaatggagagccttgatttcgatccattgacgtcgatttatcaaaatcaaggctctccattggctttcgtcctTCACTTGTGGCGATTAagcgccgtgtgtatctaggccttgaggttaatgagtttttggacttacacCCGACTAACAAAAACCGATTCAATGAGAGTAATACCAGCGTTTTTTAAAAGTAGAATGTTAATATCAGTAACTGTAATATATGTATTAGTAACTAATTGTCATTGTGTCCGGTAACTTCccctttaattaaaaatttgtcatttttgtataattatttttaccattatcatcaaaaagttcctcCCTTGAACATTAACGTCAGGTTCGGTTTAACTCCTCCACCCCCGTTACTCACGAAAATTCATTGCCATTTTCGATCGGAATTTGCTTAAATATGAGTACTTCACTCCGATTTTAGCCTGACGTCAGATTTCGCGACTACCCCCTCCCACATCTTCAGATACGTGTCAGAGCCCGCAaaatctccccctcccccatcgaGATAGTTGACGTCGTTAACGGACAACCCTCCAGACTTCAAACCTCTTGTCTCAATCTTGATGTGACTCTCTACTAAATTCAATCCTGCAGCTCATGTATTAAATTAAGAACTTACAGTATCGGTTGAATCAAAGAGGATTACTGGTGAGAAGCCATTGATAAATTGGCTTCGTCGGAACATCAAAATCGACGATGAACGGATTTCCAGGTTGAGTTctcgtcagtggcgtggcgtgttttgcgatgaatcgattgatcggtcatttaaacctatagaaaagaatcgatcatcatgatttttgttttaatcgattctttacgatagctttcaatgagaaaatatcgatagtcgattattacctTGTCTCGCCACTGGTTCTCATTGTCTTGACCTACGCAACTTCCGCCAGTTGCAGGAGACGAGAGTTAGGAACTCATGAATGATTCGTGGTAAACAAGGAAACCGAAGCAAATCCACTTAACGCTTCGTTTCAGCTTGCAGGATGTCATTGTCAATTGCACTGCAGGACCCAGAATTGTCTCGTCTGATTCCCTTCGAACCCCCATCCTTTTCAACCCCTTTCCTCCCCTATTTTCTGGCGACTCACGAATGAGGCTGCAACAATAGATCTATTTCACACAAGAGATACAGTCAAATTAGTacgctttttcaaattgattttgcaaaaaaaaatagcgTTGAGCGGGGTTACAATTTACAGAGTTAATTGGTTTTAATTAAATGCGTCTAATAATACTTGagatgggaagtaaaacacgaagtaacacaaACACAAGCTATTGGTTTCTTTTTTGTGTGTTAGTTTTCCCTGTGTCAAAGCGACCAGATTTTTGTGTTGAATCTGGACCACATCTGCGCTCGACCCTTGAGAATTGAAGGACAACAAGGAAACATGAAGTTCGGCAGGGGCCGAATTTCGTTGGTCCTTAAATATACCTACTCAGGACGAGTCTCAACTAAACTCAAGTCtggcttctgattggccggtggtgcgatTTAGACTCAccgatggatgttgcacctcGAACCGACGAAATTCGGCCCCAGAACACTTTCCTCATGATCCGATGTCTCAGGGTAACCTACGGTTTGGAtaaatttaacacaaaattttgttgTGCAACCAAGCCCTTTGTCTTGATCCGACACAAAAAGTAACACAGAGTAGTATCAtctcagaggcggatccagcaatttggcaactccagatttcctccattcaTACCTACGCTAAACAattgattcttgtcggagcacctggcccctttaagaatcgatacatatccataggtttaaatggaggaaatccggtgttgccaagttgctggatccaCAAATGAATATGGACATGTTTACTAAACCGTGTATATGTGTTTCAGGCGCTGCAGTTCGGGATCGTGGAGCAAGACCCGACGCACTCAACGCTCTCCGCGGAGCCGGGCGAGGAGATGACCGCCTGCCAAGTGAAGATGATCCTCTTCGAGCACTCTTTCGAGTTCTCCaccttcgtcttcttcttcttcccaaTGACGCTCATCTCCGTCCTCTACGCCTTGATCGGGCTCCGCCTCCGCCGCTCCGCCTCCATGCGCCGCAACGCCGCCTCCTCGGCCAACTCCAGCGAGGCTAACGACCTCCGCCGGAGACCTGGAAGCTGCAAGCAGCAGGCCTCCCAGAGGGTCCTCAAGATGCTCGGTCAGTAGTTTTCCTTCAACTCTCACTTCTTATCCCTCCTTTCCTTTTGGATCTAGTCAGGTAccctgccgtgctatggaagaacgccgtatgaaccttcaggcgttgccaaatttcctttgataaaacacgaatctcctggtgaacttatgaatattttctttccaatttttcagatgattttgttcgcaattttacttgaagttcctgaaagtttcaaggaaagatattcataaccttccgcaaaaataaacattttatcgaaggaaatttggcaactctcaaatgctcatacggtgtttttccttagcacggcctcTTCTCATACGAAAGATCGTGACTAAATTTcaacgttgcgaaattttcaTTTGCCAAGTGTATTTTCACCATGAAAGAGGgagaatctaacttaaatttgcattttttctgaTTACACACTGAAaccagagaaatttttcacagaaggTGCACAgtcaaattcctttaaaaaaggTGATTATTtggattaattggacgtatttctgtcaaacggaactatgtgcactatgacgtgagctctattatgcatatattcttatgggtctcagggctcatgtcttaatgcacatagttccgtttgacagaaatacgtccaatattgTGCAACCGAGGGGTGGAGATACGCTCCTTCGTTtgggaaatgacgaaaaaggctcttttaaaaaaatttaaaaaatattaactgTAACACAACTTACAGGGGTTGAATTTGTATCATTagttcaaaaactgaaaaactaaACCTTAAGGAGAGTTTGAAAGTTAGAGAgcggaaagttatgaatttgaGAAATACACAGATGGAATAGACGCAAAATGTTAAGAAACATTAATACTACCATCCAAAGCGAAAACACCTCAAATCCATCCCAGATTTGGTCATCATCATCCACACATATACTGCTCTGTTACATAAAAACTTGATCACCAGAGTGCTCTAATTccttaatttgaattttcaacggTGCGTCACGAacaatcttcaaaaaattatgaatttttgtcGTTTTCTTGTAATTAAACTTCAAGCATCtcgaaaaaaatagaaaacatttAGAATGGATTTACAGAGTTTATGCTTTAGACGGCAGTATAGAAATGACAAAATTAGTATCAATTCTGGAAAGACAGAGTCATGCGTTAAACTGCGGTTCCTCGCCAAATTTGCGATTATTTGATGTGGGTTGCATACTCACTCAGCCCAAAATAAGGCACTCTAGTCGGCAGAATGCATGTCAACAAGCCACTCGGTGCAGTGATAATGTTTGTTCGCATAACTTCGCAAAGGCCTTCAATTACTACAGTAACTGAGGCTATCTCTGCACTAGAGAGCGCTGATGATGAGACCATGATAATTCTC
This window of the Bemisia tabaci chromosome 3, PGI_BMITA_v3 genome carries:
- the LOC109043939 gene encoding pyrokinin-1 receptor → MDALEPRTNGTEVGVGVVGGEVGAGVGSVYPRRDSLYIVVPITIIYGVILITGTVGNVITCCVIARNKSMHNATNFYLFSLAISDLLLLVSGLPQEIYMVWSKYPYIFGEAFCKLRGLAAETSTNASVLTITAFTVERYVAICHPFFARTLSKLSRAVKLILCIWAVSLVFAIPQALQFGIVEQDPTHSTLSAEPGEEMTACQVKMILFEHSFEFSTFVFFFFPMTLISVLYALIGLRLRRSASMRRNAASSANSSEANDLRRRPGSCKQQASQRVLKMLVAVVVAFFICWAPFHAQRLFATYVFTGESSSRYSHLAYAVLTYVSGVFYYISTTINPILYHIMSNKFREAFKGTLSSCCVQRQRPYSQLSLRKEKPGLAPEIGEDATRNTQTSETSYVVVDSHDDWSSVKRAHPPRPPHLLLIRDPHTPPPPAAPRRPRHRLYPCCRSCGQTDCVDPGPGSRMEMVYQKQDPAKRTGDGATRGVYTSNDVSNSSLKDIERGALEDELEAYMAGLALSRLDKPSLRTTV